The Rhodoferax sediminis genome has a segment encoding these proteins:
- a CDS encoding M14 family metallopeptidase — translation MIGLVQAFSPSYAQARVKFLEAAATAGLPNESHSHPLPGRDGEVLAMDVALDGPADADKLLIVTSACHGVEGYCGSGVQVFSLHDAEWRAKAKAQGVAVLYVHALNPYGFSHVRRATHENVDLNRNFHDFSQPLPVNTGYRELAPLLLPKQWPPTPENAAAIGQFIATRGMDAFQAAISGGQHEFPDGLFFGGTAPTWSNQTFRRVLQTHGQRARRIAWIDIHTGLGPNGVGERIFACKDDAAALSRARAWWGSDGASHVTSIYDGSSTSAFLTGLMWAALYEECPQAEYTGIAMEYGTVPMLDVMHAMRAEHWLNIHRDAPPELARQIKQQMMDAFYTDTDAWKGQIISQARQAMFQAVDGLSS, via the coding sequence ATGATCGGCCTGGTGCAGGCGTTCTCGCCCAGCTATGCGCAGGCCCGCGTCAAGTTTCTGGAGGCCGCCGCCACGGCCGGGCTGCCGAACGAATCGCACAGCCACCCGCTGCCCGGGCGGGACGGCGAGGTGCTGGCGATGGACGTGGCGCTCGATGGCCCGGCGGATGCCGACAAGCTGCTGATCGTCACCAGCGCCTGCCACGGCGTGGAAGGCTACTGCGGCAGCGGCGTGCAGGTGTTTTCGCTGCACGACGCCGAATGGCGCGCCAAGGCCAAGGCACAGGGCGTGGCGGTGCTCTACGTGCACGCGCTCAACCCCTACGGGTTTTCGCACGTGCGCCGCGCCACCCACGAAAACGTGGATTTGAACCGCAACTTCCACGACTTCAGCCAGCCGCTGCCCGTGAACACCGGTTACCGCGAACTGGCGCCGCTGCTGCTGCCCAAGCAGTGGCCGCCGACGCCCGAGAACGCGGCCGCCATCGGCCAGTTCATCGCCACGCGCGGGATGGACGCGTTCCAGGCGGCCATCTCGGGCGGCCAGCATGAATTCCCCGACGGCCTGTTCTTTGGCGGCACCGCGCCGACCTGGAGCAACCAGACCTTTCGCCGCGTGCTGCAAACGCATGGCCAGCGCGCCCGGCGCATCGCCTGGATCGACATCCACACCGGCCTGGGCCCGAACGGCGTGGGCGAGCGCATCTTTGCCTGCAAGGACGATGCAGCGGCGCTCTCTCGCGCGCGCGCCTGGTGGGGCAGCGACGGAGCCTCCCATGTGACGTCCATCTACGACGGCTCGTCCACTTCGGCGTTCCTCACCGGCCTGATGTGGGCCGCCCTCTACGAGGAATGCCCGCAGGCCGAATACACCGGCATCGCCATGGAGTACGGCACAGTGCCCATGCTCGACGTGATGCACGCCATGCGCGCCGAGCACTGGCTCAACATCCACCGCGATGCGCCGCCCGAGTTGGCCCGGCAGATCAAGCAGCAGATGATGGACGCGTTCTACACCG